DNA from Peromyscus eremicus unplaced genomic scaffold, PerEre_H2_v1 PerEre#2#chr22_unloc_1, whole genome shotgun sequence:
CCTCGCGCCGCAGCAGCCGCCGCCTGTTCGCGCAGGCGCAGAAGCTGCAGAAGCACAGCGGGCACCTCTTCACGGGTGCGGGGTGGGCCGGGGCCGGGGAGAGGGGGTGCCCCCCGGGGGATGCCGGGCCCTCCTGACGCACCCCGCCCCGCAGCCACCGTCCCCCTGCACGGCACCGGCGACGCCTGGTACCAGGAGGTCAAGGCTGtggtgcagcagcagcaggcgcGGCCCATCTGGACAGCGGAGGACCAGGTGCGGGCCGGGCAGGGGCGTGTCCGGGCAGGGGGCGGGCCTGGGGAAGGGGGCGTGTCCGGGCAGGGGGCGGGCCTGGGGAAAGAAGCGTGTCTGGGGCGGGGGGCAGGTGGCGGGCCTGGGGAAGGGGGCGTGTCTGGGGCGGGCTCAGGCAGGCGGGCGTGTCGGGGCGGAGGCGTGTCCGGGGTAGCAGGCGGGCCTGGGAAGGGGGCGTGTCCGGGCAGGGGGCGGGCCCAGGAGAAGGGGCGTGTCCGGGCAGGGGGCGGGCCCAGGAAGGGGCGTGCCCGGGAAGGGGGCCGGCCTGGGAAGGGGCGTGTCTGGGGCGGGGTGCAGGCCCGGGGAAGGGGCGGGCCTGGGACAGGGGGCGTGTCTGGGATGGCGGGCCCGGGGCGGGGGGCGTGCCGGGGCGGGGGCGTGCCCCGGGGGGCAGGGGGCGTGTCCGGGGAAGGGGGCGGGCCTGGGGAAGGGGGCGGGCCTGGGGAAGGGGGCGTGCCTGGGGCAGAGGCGGGCCGGGGAAAGGGCGTGGCCGAGGCAGGGGCGGGCCTGGGGAAGGGGGCGTGCCCGGGGAAGGCCCTCCCGCCGGGGCAGAGCCTGAAGGGCGGGGCTTTGGGGCTGGGACTTGAAGGATGCTTAGGAGGGTGCAGGCTAGACCTCCCGGGGCGGGCCTGGGGCAGCGGGACCGGGCCCGCGGGATCACGGCCTCCCCACCCGCAGCTGGACGGCTCGTCCGAGGACCTGGACCTGCCGGGCCGCGGCCTGGACGCCAGCTCCGGGGACCTCAGCTGTGACAGCCGGGTTAACAGCGACTGCGAGGACACGGACGGCGTCTACACGGACGGCGAGGGCGGCGTCTGCACGGACGGCGAGGGCGGCGGGCCCCAGGACGCCCAGGACGCCGAGGAGGGGCCGCCGCTCCCCGCCCTGGCCCGGTCCTCAGAGCCCGCCTGGGTGGAAGCCCACGAGGGGCTGCGGGGTCACGGGGCCACGGCCGCCGAGTGGGAGACGCAGGTGGGCGCGGCCCCGGGGTGGGGACCCCTCCCCCCCCTCCGCACCCGTGCGTCCGGCGCCCCCACGGCCCCGCACGCTCCCGCGCGTGTCAGCCGGgccttcctctccctccaggCCGGAAGCCGCCACCCGCAGGGCCAGTGGCGCCAGGACAGCATGCGGTGAGTGCCCGCCCGCGACGTCAGGGCTTAGGGACAGAGCCCTCCTCAGGGATGAAGGCTTTCCCAACGACGGGCATTGGGGCTGGGGCTTCGGAGGACGTGTACGAGTCAGCTCCCAAGTCCCAGAGTGTCTGGGGGGTCGGCCCGAGTGGGGTCACGCCACGCACCCCCCATCGCAGCCCTGCACCCACTTCTCCCCCAGGACCTACGAGCGCGAAGCCCTGCGGAAGAAGTTCACGAGAGCCCGGGACGCAGAGTCCTCCGACGAGGACGGCTACGCCTGGGGCCCGGCGACCGACCTGTGACCTCGGAGGCCGCACACCCTCCCCCGGCTCCCCGGAGCCTCGGTTTCCCCCGCAGGACCCAGAGCCAGCGACCACTTAATAaacctttaatttcttttttaacattaaaaactaTACAAGGCCGAGGCTTCGGGCCCAGCGGGCCGAGGGGTGGCGACGGCGGGGACAAGGCACGGTGGGCGGGTCACAGGTACACTGGCTGTTCCTGCCCGGTGAGCAGCCGGTAGGTGGCGGCTGGCATGGTCTTGATGTGGATCTAGGGGTCGGGGTCAGAGGAGAGGGTCAGGTGATGGGGTCAGGTGACAGGGTCAGAGGTGAGGGTCAGGTGCAGGGGTCGGGGTGCCGGGGTCAGAGGTGAGGGTCAGGTGCAGGGGTCGGGGTGCCGGGGTCAGAGGTGAGGGTCAGGTGACGGGGTCAGGTGACAGGGTCAGAGGTGAGGGTCAGGTGCAGGGGTCAGAGGAGAGGGTCAGGTGCCGGGGTCGGGGTGCCGGGGTCAGAGGTGAGGGTCAGGTGCCGGGGTCAGAGGAGAGGGTCAGGTGACGGGGTCGGGTGCTGGGGTGCCGGCCCCCCCACCTCTCGCGCCTCCGAGAGCAGCTGGATGATGCGCGCATGCGGCATGGCCACCACGCTCTGCCCGTTGACCTCGATGATGCGGTGTCCCACGCGGACGCCCCCGCGCTCGGCCGCGCCCCCGCGCAGCAGGCTGCAGATCTGGGGGACGCGGCACTCAGGACCCGCCGGGGCCCCGCTGGCCTCCCCCACGCCCCCCGGGTCCCGCTggcctcccccacaccccccggGCCCCGCTggcctcccccacaccccccggGGTCCCGCTGGCCTCCCCCACGCCCCCCGGGCCCCGCTggcctcccccacaccccccggGCCCCGCTggcctcccccacaccccccggGGTCCCGCTggcctcccccacaccccccggGGTCCCGCTggcctcccccacaccccccggGCCCCGCTggcctcccccacaccccccggGGCCCCGCTGGCCTCCCCCACGCCCCCCGGGGTCCCGCTGGCCTCCCCCACGCTCCCACCCCGGGGTCCCGGACTCACGATGCCGTCCTCCACGCAGAAGCCCAGCTGCTCACGCGCGTGGGGCCGCCGGATGACGGCCGTGGTGACGGGCGGGCAGTGGATGATGCTCAGTGTCACCGAGGAGTGTCGCCGCACCTCCTGAGGGACCCCGAGCTGTCAGGCCTCCGCAGGCCTCAGTTTACCCACCCCCATGCACCCTGCAGCCCCGGGCCCGCACTCACGCGCACGGCGGCCTGGCAGGCGGCGAGGGACAGCCCCACCAGGCTGGTCCCGTTGACGGCGGTGACCCGGTCCCCGATGCTGAGGGCCCCCGAGCGCTCGGCGGGGCCCCCGTGGAGCAGGTTGGCGATGACGGCGGTGGGCAGCAGCGAGCCCCAGCCGGACTCCACCAGGGCGACGCCCAGGCCCTCGCCGGGCTGCTTCTGGATGCAGACCTGGAGGCGGGGCCGCGTTCAGAGGCGGGGCGGGGCTAGTGTGGGGCGGGGCCGCGCTCAGGAAGAGCGTGGGGCGGGGCTAGTGAAGGGACGGGGCTAGTGAGGGGGAGCGTTGGGTGGGGTTAGTGAGGGGGCGGAGCTAGCTTAGGGACGGAGCTAGTGAGGGGCGGGGCTAGTTCAGGGGCGGGGCTAGTGAGGAAGCATGGGCGGAGCTAGTTTAGGGACAGGGCTAGTGAGGGGCGGGGCCGCGTTCAGGGGCGGGGCGAATGAGGGGGTGGGCGGGGCTATTGAAGGGGCGGAGTCACGTTCAGGGAGAACATGGGGCGGGGCTCAGTGAGGGGGCGGGGCTGTTCAGTGTGGCATGGGGCGGGGTCTAAGCGGAGGTGGGGCTCGGCAGAGACCCTCTGCACGCCAGGGAGCTGTGCAGGGGTGGGTCAGGTCTGTAGGGGAGGGGCGTTGGGGGCCGGTCTCGGCGCAGCCTCGGCGGGGGCTGGGCTCCGTGAGGGGCGGGACCGCGTTCAGGAGGATGTGGGGCAGAGCCTCGGTGGGACCGGGCTCAGCAAGCGCCCTTTGTAAGACGGGGCAGGGCCAAGCTCACGGGGGTGGGGCTTGCGGGGGTGGGGCCAGCCTGTGGGCGGGGCGACCGTCTGGGCGTGGCCTCAGCGGCTGGGCCTCACCTCCCTGCAGTTCTGGCTGTTGCAGAAGTGATCCAGGTCACCGTTGTGCGGGTGGCTGGCGGCGGCCGAGGGCCGCGTGCCCACCTGGCTGGGGTCTATCCCGTTCTCCTGCAGGAACTGGCTGTAGGCGATGCTGAAGGCCTGGCCGATGGCCTGCGCGATGAGCTGGGCCTGTGGGAGGACAGCAAGCTCCTTCACATCCTGCAAGGCCCCAGCTCCAAGGCCCACACCGTCAAGAAACCTCAAGGTTTCTGAGTCAGGCTCAGGAGGGGGCGGGGTCCGGCCTGGGCCTCGGCTGCTCACATCCTCCGAGTGGAAGACGTGGCACAGCATCTTGTAGAGTCGCCGTTCGCGGTCCTGGGGCGTGGTCCTCCTGGCCAGCCGTCTCCGGGCCATCACCACCAGCACAGGCCCGATGTCCGCGATGTAGGAGATGGTCTGCAGGGCGTGGTCCATCAGGGCGTCCTGTGGACACGCGCTGGGTGGGCTGGGGACCTCTCGGGGACCCCGAGTGTCCACGACAGCCAAGGCCCGGCCCTCCGGGTACCTGGGAGTCGGCGGCCAGCACCTTGACCCTCTTGGTGGAGATAAAGATGTCCACTTCCGCCATGGGCTGGGTCTCACCTTCGGGGGCCTGCGGGGAGCGGGGTGAGACGCGGGCCACCCAGGACACCACGCCGTGCAGCCCCGGGAACCCCGCCCTGGCTCACCTTGACGCGGTCCACGGCCTCCTGCGCCTGCGCCATGCGCGTGCTGGGCGGCGGGCTGCGCTCGGACAGCAGCTGGGTGGAGCCCAGGTACTTAGCGGCGAAGAGGACGCCGTCCACGAGCTCCTCACGTCCACAGGGGCCTGGAACTGCGGGTGACAGCGAGGGGCGCCTCCTGGGCTCGGGGGTCCCTGATCCCGGGGCTTAGCACAGGCTGGACCCGCCGTGCTCCGTCACCCGTTCTGGAGGACTCCACAGCGCTCGTGCCCCAGTGTTCGGCGGCCAGCTGTGTACCTGTGGCTCCCAGAACTCCGGGGAAGTGTCACCCCCACTATGAGGCACCCTCAGTGGGACCCTCTTCTAGAACCTTCTGACCGGGCTGGAAGCTCATGGCCTCTACGTGGTGCCTCAAACTCCTAACATTCCAGAATCGGGCAGGGGtcggcaggatggctcagtgggtaaaggcgcttgcggCCAAGCACGacaacctgacaacctgagttcgatccccgggaccccacatggtggacagagagaaccgGGCCCCCCCCCCAAAGGTGTTCTCTGACCCCCGTCCCCGCCACATGcaacaaagaagaaatgagagaacCCAGGGTTAGGATCCCGCCCTCACTCCTCGGGCCTTGCGTCTTACGTTACCAAGGGCGCAGGCAACTACATGGTCATGCAATCTGCACCTCAAAGAGCCGGATgcggacccccaccctctctctgctctgctccccgcttccctcccccaccaggcctggctctcctctctttccctcctaataaagctctaaaactaaCAGTGGGTTCCGCCGTGGCTCCTGACTTTTCCGCCTCCAGCGCGGTTTACCTTTCACCGGGCCGTTCTCCACAGTGACCTGGAATTCTCTCCAGACAGCCCAGGTCCTCCACGGCCCTCAGGCAGTTCCACCCAGGACTCTG
Protein-coding regions in this window:
- the Apba3 gene encoding amyloid-beta A4 precursor protein-binding family A member 3, with translation MEFLPASQHPPGLPAVDLEGPKGPEVPSEDQPPGTPWASGRGGPVHRSEMELEASGVQGLVRQLEALPGDLGGPSPEAEPCPLHIATGQGLAARESADAGGLLSAEAGGDDLLGLLRCEASSLAQPGSPDPPQTTPRLLQPPEDPDADPGSPGCMEGVSAEPADNRSSSSSPEPWLETAPLVTQRDPPVGAQSPETLAGCPAVSEVPGPCGREELVDGVLFAAKYLGSTQLLSERSPPPSTRMAQAQEAVDRVKAPEGETQPMAEVDIFISTKRVKVLAADSQDALMDHALQTISYIADIGPVLVVMARRRLARRTTPQDRERRLYKMLCHVFHSEDAQLIAQAIGQAFSIAYSQFLQENGIDPSQVGTRPSAAASHPHNGDLDHFCNSQNCREVCIQKQPGEGLGVALVESGWGSLLPTAVIANLLHGGPAERSGALSIGDRVTAVNGTSLVGLSLAACQAAVREVRRHSSVTLSIIHCPPVTTAVIRRPHAREQLGFCVEDGIICSLLRGGAAERGGVRVGHRIIEVNGQSVVAMPHARIIQLLSEAREIHIKTMPAATYRLLTGQEQPVYL